Proteins from a single region of Lasioglossum baleicum chromosome 1, iyLasBale1, whole genome shotgun sequence:
- the Cno gene encoding adherens junction formation factor afadin isoform X12 translates to MTVSEEMDTDATSKKAEREALRGVIQQWNANRLDLFELSEPNEDLEFHGVMRFYFQDSGQKVATKCIRVASDATSQAVIETLIEKFRPDMRMLSVPEYALYEIHENGEERKLGLDEKPLLVQLNWHIDDREGRFLLRRIDDKTNAQGVAFSSADGSSFRRKLSKRDKKQMKKQEKLSRLKSAEQDENAAPTDQNGVAEKLYTELPETSFTRSISNPEAVMRRRRQQKLERKLQQFRSKDGGPDTGGTLKIYGEALCKDVPYKTLLLSVRDSAVQVVREMLSKYGLEKVDSQQYCLVQVNSESSNGGTQQEYILDDDECPLAILMNHPSTRGSIMFHVRRRPADYVPRKRKKKPNGKWNEIDYRYEDERLPFLLELNPDGSDVPHGTGTRHRLQPNVTEVGSERPVGPQAVQAQTLTLTGPTVMPRHCVIAFTENIVTLTPCSRDAHTYVNNQRIQQTTILQNGAIVKFGRLHTFRFIDPAPEERMRQRHDSGRQIEYGYERRSPDLTIQETNAERYGSVSGTPNGGQTQAQGQPSQDQSSSHSCSRNKSTPISATAAVCLPRSPNPAPESTHNYETTFDLDGNVETASLTSSRDGNRQLQNERQPRGTDPILPAVLEFLEETEETFFHAVITDVEPSAPQFKLAPTYTLYLAARYRASTHYRPELQPTERAHRLTVMLGNVAGTIHRVIQERYMDASSLALWLANGSELLHMLKNDRHVGAFSTRAQDILTEAVHEAFASLVRCISLELAPAMSQFMADADEPAKEAGVLQIFSSTMALLRRCRVNAALTIQLFSHLFHTINATAFNALVSNANLCVRWFGRRLKARLNALETWAERQGLELASQCHLATIMQATHLLQAPKYNAEELATLSSTCFKLNSLQVRALLQKYQPAADEPRLPAELIENVVRVTEGVADTLARADGREIRLEEEPTLGLALLLPEDGYSCEVIRGVPPGLAEFLAPLQRDGLCRMAAQPTSSGYWTIYMIDHYNNFRSPSAMSNRSGGYACNTGSASVQPEIHVIKLHKSTNGMGLSIVAAKGAGQDRLGIYIKSVVAGGAADADGRLTAGDQLLKVDGQSLVGITQEKAAEYLVRTGPIVTLEVAKQGAIYHGLATLLSQPSPVMTRDVGTEGKPQHEVFNPGYSRASSSNSVTPPVAQPPSMMAINGSTSLRSRSSHNLHDPIRIGTLPPSGLVSRQQSSPNLNPCQTTGNNGSSNAIGVAAPATLQSNEAERFYQNLSVYRNHDPSTKQRCSPSQLLDERNALQLQKSSRGSQSSLNRPNSFETGQPRDRPISAYASQAQQQAFLGTQSQQQATGPPPRSQSSRDIIRQEAKLQEMQEEVRRRELRGGVSVSSSVSASATVPVSVSSPSSTSTSAPTPVPVPASIPVPLPVPVPVPGTIAQYRPAAYNVKSTVTAQATNMTTRPMKSIGSSPNLGMNPSAGMPPAIMSPTTGHATRQNAGSIYGYMDSQYGQYVAQYGKSPPAHQHPHQHQYQHQHQLQHQHQHQHQHQFQHQHQHQLQSQHQHQHQHQHQHQSTQQTNLGHVQYGTPPFRGKTDSIRLQSNGGMPSFDYGKDSSNNQETSRAYADQNRHFMVGSQYYLNDSSDLRNDQYSGDNDIHRSQTVPEGNNSVQTNEVIPIRPALPEEGFGESPPPPPPNASTHPLYNKQSDSRYTASMQDPPRGGYYPANGTAGTMLQPRQYQYSATNPWQREEREKEQARRREAARQWRDQQIAELSALPHRTSQQEEQLRALQLERDFQKRAEEAANQQDDDEESNDVDAESIQRVQGLLRAANIQDRTNLQEQQSPNSSKTNVTVQSVRGNHGLQSLGTPIHPTTAISPHPVVAQQPSQSVSGISSQVLLQENSGLQYPQNHQREQTNQSQNHLAQMSMSSLIHMAATHKTSSLAEDRETQRRQDELKRKQIEFDETLKKKEDDAKQQQQLQQMHHHHQQQQQQQQQHSQSQHKNQQQPLHPSILRLENLVINGPNVSSNQNGNNEAPLPPERGSSYAIMSQQGTLRSNNVNATSMISLATHVQQPTSIKRVSFHDSNANMETSMQRNVSSGNVIGAAASTTMDIIVEDPNNFLNDAENLLASPKACEGSGVPLPGGTPGVIGAQEVYKDPRQRRLAEKQKQQQNSQVGPVPEKLSFKEKMKMFAMETGEDGTPRDKVKISRAQREIDNIGSSATMNSNNNSSCSNSNGNNNNGSGNPTIVNNNRN, encoded by the exons ATGACAGTCTCGGAAGA GATGGACACGGACGCGACAAGTAAAAAAGCCGAGCGGGAGGCACTGCGCGGTGTAATTCAACAATGGAACGCCAACCGTTTGGATTTGTTCGAGCTTTCGGAGCCAAACGAG GACTTGGAATTCCACGGGGTGATGAGGTTTTACTTCCAAGATAGCGGCCAGAAGGTTGCGACAAAGTGTATCCGAGTAGCCTCGGATGCAACGAGTCAAGCTGTGATCGAAACGCTTATCGAGAAATTCCGTCCGGACATGCGAATGCTTTCTGTGCCAGAGTATGCTCTTTACGAGATTCACGAAAACGGCG AGGAACGCAAACTCGGCCTCGACGAGAAACCATTGCTGGTGCAACTGAACTGGCACATTGACGATCGCGAAGGCCGGTTTCTTCTGAGAAGAATCGACGATAAGACCAATGCGCAGGGTGTTGCATTTTCTTCCGCAGACGGATCCAGCTTTCGTAGGAAGTTGAGTAAACGCGACAAGAAACAGATGAAGAAGCAAGAGAAGCTCAGTCGGCTCAAGAGCGCCGAGCAAGACGAAAACGCGGCTCCCACCGACCAGAATGGAGTAGCAGAGAAACTTTACACGG AGTTGCCGGAAACCAGTTTCACGAGGAGCATTTCGAATCCGGAAGCTGTGATGCGTAGGCGGCGTCAACAAAAACTGGAAAGGAAATTGCAACAATTTCGCAGCAAAGACGGTGGCCCCGACACCGGCGGAACCTTGAAGATTTACGGGGAGGCACTGTGCAAAGACGTTCCGTACAAAACATTGCTTTTGAGCGTGCGAGACTCCGCGGTACAGGTTGTTCGCGAGATGTTATCCAAATACGGATTGGAGAAGGTCGATTCGCAGCAGTACTGTCTCGTGCAG GTAAACAGCGAAAGCAGTAATGGCGGTACGCAACAAGAGTACATTTTGGACGACGACGAATGCCCGTTGGCCATTTTAATGAATCATCCTTCGACGCGCG gttCGATCATGTTTCACGTTCGGAGAAGACCCGCGGATTACGTGCCTCGGAAACGGAAGAAAAAACCTAATGGGAAATGGAACGAAATCGATTACAG GTACGAAGACGAAAGATTGCCGTTCTTGTTGGAACTGAATCCGGATGGCAGCGACGTTCCGCACGGGACAGGAACTCGACATCGGTTACAGCCTAACGTGACGGAGGTGGGTTCGGAAAGACCGGTAGGTCCGCAAGCGGTTCAAGCACAAACCCTCACTTTGACCGGACCCACTGTTATGCCGAGGCATTGCGTGATCGCTTTTACCGAAAACATCGTTACTTTGACGCCTTGTTCCAGAGACGCTCACACTTATGTGAACAATCAGAGGATACAGCAGACGACGATACTTCAG AACGGCGCGATCGTTAAATTTGGCAGATTGCATACTTTCCGGTTCATCGATCCAGCTCCCGAGGAACGAATGAGGCAACGCCATGATTCCGGACGGCAGATCGAATATGGTTACGAACG ACGATCCCCAGACTTGACCATCCAAGAGACGAACGCGGAAAGATACGGGTCGGTGTCTGGCACTCCTAACGGCGGGCAGACACAAGCGCAAGGCCAACCGAGTCAAGATCAATCTTCGTCGCATTCGTGTAGTCGGAACAAGTCGACGCCCATTTCGGCCACTGCTGCTGTCTGTCTTCCCCGAAGTCCGAATCCTGCTCCGGAATCGACGCACAATTACGAAACTACGTTCGATCTTGACGGAAACGTCGAGACCGCCAGTCTCACTAGCAGCAGGGACGGTAACAG ACAATTGCAAAACGAGCGGCAACCGCGTGGAACAGACCCGATCCTACCAGCGGTTTTGGAGTTTCTCGAGGAAACGGAGGAAACGTTCTTCCATGCGGTGATTACGGACGTGGAACCGTCGGCGCCTCAGTTCAAACTGGCTCCAACGTATACGCTTTACCTGGCTGCGAGGTATCGCGCGAGCACGCATTATAGACCGGAGTTGCAGCCGACGGAGAGAGCGCACAGGCTAACGGTGATGCTGGGGAATGTGGCCGGTACGATACATCGAGTAATCCAG GAACGGTACATGGACGCATCATCGTTGGCCCTGTGGCTAGCAAACGGCTCGGAATTGTTGCATATGCTGAAAAACGATCGTCACGTCGGAGCGTTTTCAACGAGGGCCCAAGACATTTTGACGGAAGCGGTTCACGAAGCATTCGCGTCGTTGGTGCGATGTATCTCTCTCGAGCTTGCCCCGGCTATGTCGCAGTTTATGGCCGACGCCGACGAACCCGCCAAAGAAGCCGGAGTTTTGCAGATATTTTCAAGCACGATGGCCCTGTTGAGGCGGTGCAGAGTGAACGCCGCCCTTACCATCCAATTGTTCAGTCATCTGTTTCACACGATCAACGCAACGGCGTTCAACGCTCTGGTTTCGAACGCAAACCTGTGCGTAAGATGGTTCGGTCGCCGACTCAAAGCGAGATTGAACGCTCTCGAGACTTGGGCCGAGAGGCAGGGCCTCGAGCTTGCGAGTCAGTGTCACTTGGCGACGATCATGCAAGCGACTCATCTTCTCCAAGCGCCGAAATATAACGCGGAGGAGCTCGCTACCTTGAGCTCGACCTGCTTTAAGCTAAATTCTCTTCAAGTCAGGGCGTTGTTGCAAAAATATCAGCCAGCCGCGGACGAGCCGAGGCTTCCGGCAGAGTTGATCGAAAACGTAGTCAGA GTGACCGAAGGCGTAGCCGATACGCTCGCGCGAGCTGATGGCAGAGAGATCAGGTTAGAGGAGGAACCTACGCTGGGCTTGGCCCTTCTTCTTCCCGAGGATGGATACAGCTGCGAGGTGATTCGAGGTGTACCGCCGGGGCTTGCCGAGTTTTTGGCGCCATTGCAACGGGACGGTTTATGTCGGATGGCGGCTCAGCCTACCAGTAGCGGATATTGGACCATATACATGATAGATCACTACAACAAC TTTCGCAGTCCGAGCGCGATGAGCAACCGATCGGGCGGCTATGCCTGCAACACGGGCTCCGCTTCTGTTCAACCGGAGATTCACGTTATCAAGTTGCACAAATCCACCAACGGTATGGGCTTGAGCATCGTCGCGGCAAAG gGTGCCGGTCAAGACAGGCTCGGAATATACATAAAGAGCGTTGTTGCAGGCGGCGCGGCCGACGCT GACGGTAGGTTAACAGCTGGTGATCAGTTGCTGAAGGTTGACGGCCAGAGCTTGGTCGGAATCACTCAAGAAAA AGCTGCTGAATACTTGGTGCGCACCGGTCCGATAGTAACCCTCGAAGTTGCCAAGCAAGGTGCCATATACCATGGACTGGCTACTCTATTATCACAACCCTCACCCGTTATGACTAGAG ACGTTGGCACCGAAGGGAAGCCACAACACGAGGTATTCAACCCAGGATACAGTAGAGCATCGTCCAGCAATAGCGTTACACCACCGGTTGCGCAACCTCCCTCGATGATGGCAATCAATGGTTCAACGTCGCTGCGTTCTCG TTCGAGTCACAACTTGCACGATCCGATACGAATCGGAACGTTGCCGCCGAGCGGACTCGTGAGCAGACAACAATCGTCGCCAAATCTGAATCCCTGTCAAACCACCGGGAACAACGGCAGTTCGAATGCCATCGGAGTAGCAGCTCCTGCTACGCTTCAGAGCAACGAAGCCGAAAGATTCTATCAAAATTTGAGCGTCTATAGAAATCATGATCCTTCGACAAAGCAGCGATGCAGTCCATCGCAACTTTTGGATGAAAG AAATGCTCTACAGCTGCAAAAGAGCTCGAGGGGTTCTCAGAGTTCTTTGAATCGTCCGAATAGTTTTGAGACGGGTCAGCCCAGAGACAGACCGATATCGGCTTACGCATCTCAAGCTCAGCAGCAAGCTTTTCTCGGTACGCAATCGCAGCAACAAGCCACAGGCCCACCGCCGAGATCGCAATCCTCTCGGGATATAATACGACAAGAAGCGAAACTCCAGGAAATGCAAGAGGAAGTGAGAAGACGAGAGTTACGCGGTGGTGTATCGGTGTCGTCCTCGGTATCGGCTTCGGCAACGGTACCGGTATCTGTATCGTCTCCGTCTTCGACATCGACATCTGCACCGACTCCTGTACCGGTTCCTGCATCTATCCCGGTGCCGCTACCTGTACCAGTACCAGTACCAGGCACGATCGCTCAGTATCGACCTGCCGCCTACAACGTTAAATCTACTGTAACCGCTCAAGCGACCAACATGACGACGAGACCGATGAAATCGATCGGTTCCTCGCCGAATTTAGGAATGAATCCGTCGGCTGGAATGCCCCCGGCAATTATGTCACCGACAACCGGGCATGCCACGAGACAAAACGCCGGTTCAATTTACGGTTACATGGACTCGCAATACGGACAGTACGTCGCTCAATACGGAAAGTCTCCGCCCGCGCATCAGCACCCGCATCAACATCAGTATCAGCATCAGCATCAGCTTCAGCATCAGCATCAACATCAGCACCAACATCAGTTTCAGCATCAACATCAGCATCAGCTTCAATCGCAGCATCAGCACCAACACCAACACCAGCATCAACATCAAAGCACGCAGCAAACGAATCTGGGTCACGTTCAGTATGGCACACCGCCGTTTCGAGGGAAAACTGATTCGATCCGCCTACAGTCGAACGGCGGAATGCCATCGTTCGACTATGGAAAAGATTCGTCGAATAATCAAGAAACTAGTAGAGCCTACGCGGACCAGAATCGACATTTTATGGTCGGATCACAGTATTATTTAAATGACAGCTCCGATCTACGAAACGATCAGTATTCCGGCGATAACGATATACATAGATCGCAGACCGTGCCGGAAGGAAACAATTCCGTCCAAACCAACGAGGTTATTCCGATACGACCCGCTCTTCCGGAAGAAGGTTTCGGAGAGAGcccgccaccgccaccgccaaACGCATCTACGCATCCACTTTACAACAAACAGTCGGATTCCAG GTACACAGCAAGCATGCAAGACCCGCCTCGAGGAGGATACTATCCTGCCAACGGAACCGCGGGTACTATGTTACAACCGCGACAGTACCAGTACAGCGCCACTAATCCTTGGCAAcgggaagaaagagagaag GAACAAGCGCGGAGGAGAGAAGCTGCGAGGCAATGGCGAGACCAGCAAATAGCCGAGTTGAGCGCGTTACCTCACAGAACTTCCCAACAGGAAGAACAACTTCGAGCTCTTCAATTAGAAAGAGACTTCCAGAAAAGAGCCGAAGAAGCGGCTAATCAGCAAGACGATGACGAAGAAAGCAACGATGTGGATGCCGAGAGTATACAGAGGGTTCAGGGTTTGCTTCGCGCGGCCAACATTCAAGACCGAACCAATCTACAGGAACAGCAAAGTCCAAACTCTTCTAAGACGAACGTAACTGTTCAGTCCGTTCGCGGAAATCACGGGCTCCAATCCTTGGGAACACCGATTCATCCTACGACCGCTATTTCTCCGCATCCCGTCGTAGCGCAGCAACCTTCGCAAAGCGTTTCAGGCATTTCTTCGCAGGTATTGCTGCAAGAGAACTCGGGCTTGCAATATCCACAAAACCATCAACGCGAGCAGACCAATCAATCGCAAAATCATCTCGCACAGATGTCGATGTCTTCGTTGATCCACATGGCTGCTACTCACAAAACCAGTTCTCTCGCTGAAGACAGGGAAACGCAACGTAGACAGGACGAACTTAAACGAAAACAAATCGAGTTCGACGAAACTTTGAAAAAGAAGGAAGACGATGCTAAACAGCAACAGCAGCTTCAACAAATGCATCATCATcaccagcaacaacaacaacagcaacagcaacactCGCAGTCCCAACACAAGAACCAACAACAACCGTTGCATCCGAGTATATTGCGATTAGAGAATTTGGTTATCAATGGCCCGAACGTATCGT CTAACCAAAATGGAAACAACGAAGCACCTTTGCCACCGGAACGAGGATCCAGTTACGCGATAATGTCCCAACAAGGTACTCTAAGATCGAATAACGTGAATGCGACGTCTATGATCTCGTTGGCGACTCATGTGCAACAGCCAACGTCCATTAAAAGAGTATCGTTTCACGACTCGAACGCAAACATGGAAACATCGATGCAGCGAAACGTTTCGTCTGGAAACGTAATCGGTGCTGCTGCATCCACGACTATGGACATCATCGTAGAGGACCCAAAT aACTTTCTCAACGATGCAGAAAACTTATTGGCGTCTCCGAAGGCTTGCGAGGGATCCGGTGTCCCGCTTCCCGGCGGTACACCCGGTGTTATAGGCGCACAGGAAGTTTACAA GGATCCGAGGCAAAGGCGATTGGCGGAGAAACAGAAACAACAGCAAAACTCCCAAGTTGGGCCTGTACCTGAAAAACTCAGTTTTAAGGAAAAGATGAAAATGTTTGCGATGGAGACTGGAGAAGATGGAACTCCACGggacaaagtaaaaatttcacGTGCTCAACGCGAAATCGATAACATAGGAAGTTCTGCTACTATGAACAGCAACAACAATAGTAGCTGCAGCAATAGCAATGGTAACAATAACAATGGCAGCGGTAATCCTACTATCGTTAACAACAATagaaattaa